TATTTAATTTAATTACTTTTATACTATTAAATCATACATTATACATATAGGTTTATCATTTCTAGGATCTATTTCTATTGCTGCATCAATATTAAAAACTTCAGCCAAATATTTTTTCGTCATTACTTGTTTTGGAGTACCAGAAGATATGACTTTACCATTTTTCATAGATATAATATAATCTGAAAATCTTGATGCTAAATTCAAATCATGTAGAACCATAACAATAGTTCTTTTTTCACTTTTATTTAAATGTTGAAGTAAAGTTAATATTTCTAATTGATGGGCTAAATCTAAATATGTTGTAGGCTCATCTAAAAGTATTAATTCTGTTTGCTGAGCTAATGCCATAGCTATCCATACTCTTTGTCTCTGTCCTCCTGATAAATTTCCAATAGGCATATCATTATAATCATTCATATTAGTAGCCTTTAATGCCCAAGTTATTATACTCTTATCTTCTTCCTTTAATCTTCCAAATCCTTTTTTATGAGGAAATCTACCATAAGAAACTAACTCTTCAACTGTTACTCTCTCAGGTGCATTAGGGGTTTGAGGTAAAATTGCCATTTGTTTAGCTATTTCTCTCGTTGAAAATTGGTCAATTTCTTTACCTGAAATATATATACTCCCATTTTTAGGCTTTAAAATTCTTGAAACTGACTTAAGAGTAGTAGATTTACCACATCCATTAGGACCTATTATAGTAGTTATTTTTCCTTTAGGGATTTCTATATTAAGATCATCTACAATAACTTTTTCTCCATATGCAATAGATAAATCTCTTGTTGCTAAACTTTTTTCATTCATTATATATAACCTTCCTTTGACAAATTTATTTAGAACTTTTTACTAGATAAAGAAAATATGGTGTTCCAATTATAGACACTATAATTCCTGCAGGTATTTCTGTAGAAGGTAATATCATACGTCCAATTGTATCAGCACCTAATAGTAATAACCCACCTAATAATGCAGATGCAGGTAAAAATATCTTATGATTTGGACCTACTAATTTTCTAGATAAATGGGGAGCTATTAACCCTACAAATAAAATTGATCCTCCTACTGCTACACTTGCACTGGCTAAACCCACAGCTAAAATTGATAATATAATAAATTCTCTGTTAACATTTAACCCTAATCCTATTGCAGTTTCTTGCCCTGTATTTAATATATTAAGAACATTGGACTTATAATATATCATTATAAATAAAGCTATAACTATAGGAAGTAGTACTAAAACATATTTCCATTCATCTCCCCATATACTTCCTGCTGTCCAAAGTTGAGTGAACTGAAACTGTTGTCTATTCAGTGATAACGTAATAAATAATGTAGCTGCATTTATTGCTGTATTAACTGCTATACCAGTCAATAAAAGACGAGTAGCAGAAATTCTTTCCTGTCTTTTATACGTTAAAATATAAATAATGATTGCAGCACATAATCCACCAGTAAAAGCTAATATAGGTAGTATTATTGTAGATATGCCCATTGTTGAAAAAATTGCTATATAAATTAATACAAAAAATCCTGCACCAGAACTAATTCCTAATATCCCTGGATCTGCTAAATCATTACCTGTCAATCCTTGTAATGTAGCTCCAGCAGTTGCCATTCCTATTCCTATAAGTACTGAA
The genomic region above belongs to Senegalia massiliensis and contains:
- a CDS encoding FecCD family ABC transporter permease, which encodes MIRDIGFKVILIYTILILLLLSVVFFSINCGVIDMSVIDIFRTLMGNGTYQQNLVLFQLRLPRIIISVLIGIGMATAGATLQGLTGNDLADPGILGISSGAGFFVLIYIAIFSTMGISTIILPILAFTGGLCAAIIIYILTYKRQERISATRLLLTGIAVNTAINAATLFITLSLNRQQFQFTQLWTAGSIWGDEWKYVLVLLPIVIALFIMIYYKSNVLNILNTGQETAIGLGLNVNREFIILSILAVGLASASVAVGGSILFVGLIAPHLSRKLVGPNHKIFLPASALLGGLLLLGADTIGRMILPSTEIPAGIIVSIIGTPYFLYLVKSSK
- a CDS encoding ABC transporter ATP-binding protein, giving the protein MNEKSLATRDLSIAYGEKVIVDDLNIEIPKGKITTIIGPNGCGKSTTLKSVSRILKPKNGSIYISGKEIDQFSTREIAKQMAILPQTPNAPERVTVEELVSYGRFPHKKGFGRLKEEDKSIITWALKATNMNDYNDMPIGNLSGGQRQRVWIAMALAQQTELILLDEPTTYLDLAHQLEILTLLQHLNKSEKRTIVMVLHDLNLASRFSDYIISMKNGKVISSGTPKQVMTKKYLAEVFNIDAAIEIDPRNDKPICIMYDLIV